A stretch of Macadamia integrifolia cultivar HAES 741 chromosome 7, SCU_Mint_v3, whole genome shotgun sequence DNA encodes these proteins:
- the LOC122084458 gene encoding uncharacterized protein LOC122084458, protein MTLDANGRTRRFRETKTKSGWDRFITLKEFNHPTNGYLVNDTSVFGAEVFVHKESVAGKGECLLMTAGPVSCNHTWKIEKFSELANECHSSEVFIAGCHKWRISLYPNGNGEAKGKSLSLFLLLDGCCSCCNGFKIGCDFLF, encoded by the exons ATGACACTAGATGCCAACGGAAGAACAAGGAGATTCCGTGAAACAAAAACTAAATCCGGGTGGGACAGATTCATTACCCTGAAAGAATTCAATCACCCTACTAATGGATACTTGGTCAACGACACTTCTGTGTTTGGAGCTGAAGTCTTTGTACACAAAGAGAGTGTTGCAGGCAAAGGGGAGTGTCTGTTGATGACAGCCGGACCTGTCAGTTGTAACCATACCTGGAAGATAGAGAAGTTCTCTGAATTGGCTAATGAATGCCATTCCTCTGAAGTGTTCATTGCTGGATGTCATAAATG GAGAATATCTCTTTATCCCAATGGTAATGGAGAAGCAAAAGGCAAAAGCCTTTCTTTGTTCTTGTTGTTGGATGGTTGTTGTTCATGTTGTAATGGATTTAAAATTGGTTGCGATTTCTTGTTCTGA